In one Papio anubis isolate 15944 chromosome 11, Panubis1.0, whole genome shotgun sequence genomic region, the following are encoded:
- the NKX6-2 gene encoding homeobox protein Nkx-6.2: protein MDTNRPGAFVLSSAPLAALHNMAEMKTSLFPYALQGPAGFKAPALGGLGAQLPLGTPHGISDILGRPVGAAGGGLLGGLPRLNGLASSAGVYFGPAAAVARGYPKPLAELPGRPPIFWPGVVQGAPWRDPRLAGPAPASGVLDKDGKKKHSRPTFSGQQIFALEKTFEQTKYLAGPERARLAYSLGMTESQVKVWFQNRRTKWRKRHAAEMASAKKKQDSDAEKLKVGGSDAEDDDEYNRPLDPNSDDEKITRLLKKHKPSNLALVSPCGGGAGDAL from the exons aTGGACACTAACCGCCCGGGCGCGTTCGTGCTGAGCAGTGCCCCGCTGGCCGCGCTGCACAACATGGCCGAGATGAAGACGTCGCTGTTCCCCTACGCGCTGCAGGGTCCGGCCGGCTTCAAGGCGCCCGCGCTGGGGGGCCTGGGCGCGCAGCTCCCGCTCGGGACCCCGCACGGCATCAGCGACATCCTGGGCCGGCCCGTGGGCGCGGCGGGCGGGGGCCTCCTAGGGGGACTGCCCCGGCTCAACGGGCTCGCCTCGTCCGCCGGCGTCTACTTTGGACCCGCGGCCGCCGTGGCGCGCGGCTACCCCAAGCCCCTGGCCGAGCTGCCCGGGCGCCCGCCCATCTTCTGGCCCGGCGTGGTGCAGGGCGCGCCGTGGAGGGACCCGCGTCTGGCCGGCCCGG CCCCAGCCAGCGGCGTCCTGGACAAGGACGGGAAGAAGAAGCACTCGCGCCCGACCTTCTCGGGCCAGCAGATCTTCGCGCTGGAGAAAACCTTCGAGCAAACCAAGTACCTGGCGGGCCCGGAGCGCGCGCGTCTCGCCTACTCGCTGGGCATGACCGAGAGCCAGGTGAAG GTCTGGTTCCAGAACCGCCGGACCAAGTGGCGCAAGCGGCACGCGGCGGAGATGGCGTCGGCCAAGAAGAAGCAGGACTCCGACGCCGAGAAGCTGAAGGTGGGCGGCTCGGACGCGGAGGACGACGACGAATACAACCGGCCCCTGGACCCCAACTCGGACGACGAGAAGATCACGCGGCTGCTCAAGAAGCACAAACCCTCGAACTTGGCGCTGGTCAGCCCGTGCGGCGGCGGCGCGGGGGACGCCTTGTGA